The following DNA comes from Palaemon carinicauda isolate YSFRI2023 chromosome 27, ASM3689809v2, whole genome shotgun sequence.
tcaaaatccgaataggataaaatgttattctttattgctccaaaaattaacctttttaccattttaacgcacacctcaaccatagatcccaactgactagcacctttggaatattgttgaaaggaaagaggggcaacattattttcttcaaaataaagtaaagtttctggatccctgataaacgatgtaataatattagctccggctacaagctgcgatctctgatcactaatgcacaactgagggatcccatactccaaacaatgcatctgaaaagctcttaaaaattcacttacatttaaacttttaactatcttcatattaattgctctagaccaagtacaagtcaaacataataaccatactttatgtgtcccagcactaactttaactgaaaatggaccaagataatctataaatatattggcaaaaggtacattaggtggattacaacggaaatctctataggaattctgattaagtttaatgctacgactattgaaccgacggcaatgaacacactgcttcaaagctttcttaacagtagaaaaatgtttgggtatgaaataatttcttcttaattcggtcaatacggcataactaccagaatgaagtaatttatcatgagcattcattataataagtcttgtgagataactatcattaggcagtagaatgggaaacttgttatctttgtttaaataccacttcttaaatttacttcttactctaagcaaaccttgctcatcaaaaaatatgttaaactttgtcacattagaaggaatgtctttaataggcacattaacttgactgaaatattcaaaaacttcagaaaaatatttcttctgctcaaaagatatcaataaattaagGGCTTGAACAAAGTAGGGAGTACTAAAATcgtcattatcacacttcaaccctgctctaactttccatttctggacacacatcaaaactctccgatatactagcactagtctcctaaaactggaaaacctgttaatatcaatgagaggctccgcactggacaaaagcacagaaagaccatgggaacaattgctctcttcaccaatttcaaatgctggtattgtgactgatagctctggaatattggcttcatccaaactaggtcctgaaaaataatttgaattcatgagctgattatacgacacacatcttgtcaccaaatctgcaggatttgccttaccagaaacaaatttaaaagtgacaggaaacatttcacactttctctgaatattatgaatcctgttgcgaacaaatgttgtgtgtttattcattttatctagtttagatgaagatgcattaagccaatgtaaagcacaaatgaaatctgtatataaagttatattcacaatctgtagaggcttcatgcaatgtgacccagataagtcattgaaaatttccatagcacattctactcctaaacttattgcatttaactcaagggctggtatcgacttgccatctagctgtttattaactagcctatttttggcatgaacgaagctaagcttattagactcattatgaagcaaataaaggacacatccatatatatcacgactggcatctgtaaacactaaaatactatattcaccattacgaggaccaacagatctagaaatacgtaaaggtgctgctctgttacactgctttgaaatattttgccattccttctgcaactcctgagatagtatttgatcccatccaagtttctttcgacactgtaatttatgcataaataatctacacctgttaaataatggcatattaaatccaaagatatcgaactgggaagcaatagtttgcaatatggaccttttagtcttagcttcagcatttagattaatgggctttgtaaatatctcatcagagtacctatcccatgttagaccgaacagtttatttatttcaggagtgactactCTATTCTCTGCATCAATtacatcctgtaaatccctatcattagtgacaatctgttgaaccttaaaattgtatggctcaaaaatacatggaatctgtttataagcccaatgtaaactctctgaatcattgaaagtgacagctccattatccatatatataagtgaatatattgaatgcttcaattcagacaacattgactggtcagatgcttgtgcagctaatatgtaatacagagatatcataagtaaaaatgggctgcatcttaatccaaacggaagcctaacattcttaaatgcaaccaaggaaaaatctcccttactaacattcttgtaccaataaaacagtaatctagcttggtcagcttcacttaaagcaagcatattaaacgccttctgcaaatcaaaaactaacaaataattatcaaaccgtaaattaaggaaagatgataatttctgattcaaaataggtcctgaaaacatacactggttatgtgataaagatgtgcttttagaagattccttgagattagacaaaaacactaccctacatttagtcgactctgtctagcttaaaaataggcatatgaggcaaaaaagagaagtagggatgttcagccttgtaaacctctaaatcatatattggctcaatgatacccaacttaatctgctctttaaaagtttgatcaactaattgtaaatgaccttcattcttcctgagcttcttaaggtttgacctaagtatgagcttagataacacttcatttttagaaagtaaatgagacactttggtattccatgacaaaggaacttctatccttccgtcagatcttctactaatctgttttaaagtaaattcagttaacttttcgtcaaggtctgtattagtttcacaataattcgtttgatcataattcaagaaatatttgcactcagattcgagaatttgatcagtggcacgctgcaattgtccctccaaaatatcacccttatcattaaggactgaaaaaaatgtattagtagtaaaccctgataggcaattctcttccaaaatatcaacattattgctaagaaaaaatgaattgctataaacatggatattagaacaattagcttccttacttactgataaacaagctcccaatcccccatctgtacctctgaaattggcaagcaaagcttcaatattaccagtgagcattattcctaccttagattcaatgtacacagagggactcgcattaccaatcactatctcgtttcccgttaagcaactgaaagaatctgtgcccagcaaaagatgcacattatcaattttcctcaaattactattcaacaatttatcagcaagaactaaccctttactgtgcacagcttcaacaagttcaccaagaaagggtaactccaaattaatgcttatctccggaaccacaattgccaaaatatgctccactgaatctccaatcctaagaggcatcttaataactttagtacagtaccttttactctcattaaaacccttgacagtgagctcaatgtttgagtgaacaattttaaacttacatgaatttgctaatctagcagacacaaatgtactctgagaaccgctgtccttcaaacccctatagacactatcattgccctcaagagaaaaagtaaatgtgggcaatatggaattcgtcgagtactggtgtgttacagcaactccactgctagcctcctgtttggcattagaattaagtttattagtccgagatgatccatcccttgcagattctgacacacaaaggtaactcatgtgataaccattacaatttatgcaacgctttttaaacctaaacctacactcgctagacatatggtttaacattccacattttacacaacctccgaaagactcaattatgtgaactttttctgcaggagtagagaatttctgacatttattaacataatgattagtttccttactatcacttctactacaaaggagacagtttggtacagaagatttactttacattactttagttttaatggccaaactatcagtactgtctttaacaggagtatttctgaacttatttctaaacttaatctcttgaggagtttt
Coding sequences within:
- the LOC137620765 gene encoding uncharacterized protein isoform X1; this encodes MLNHMSSECRFRFKKRCINCNGYHMSYLCVSESARDGSSRTNKLNSNAKQEASSGVAVTHQYSTNSILPTFTFSLEGNDSVYRGLKDSGSQSTFVSARLANSCKFKIVHSNIELTVKGFNESKRYCTKVIKMPLRIGDSVEHILAIVVPEISINLELPFLGELVEAVHSKGLVLADKLLNSNLRKIDNVHLLLGTDSFSCLTGNEIVIGNASPSVYIESKVGIMLTGNIEALLANFRGTDGGLGACLSVSKEANCSNIHVYSNSFFLSNNVDILEENCLSGFTTNTFFSVLNDKGDILEGQLQRATDQILESECKYFLNYDQTNYCETNTDLDEKLTEFTLKQISRRSDGRIEVPLSWNTKVSHLLSKNEVLSKLILRSNLKKLRKNEGHLQLVDQTFKEQIKLGIIEPIYDLEVYKAEHPYFSFLPHMPIFKLDRVD